ATGAGGCACAACTCTGGTGCTATAATCAGAGGCTGCCTGCTGTTCTAGCTGAAAAGAGAACCTCCACATCAAGAGTCATTCCATTTCCAATTACATGAGCAGGAGAAAAGTGAACGGTCTGAAATGTGCAAGCAGTTGAAAACTATCTTCCTTCTCAAAATAATATTAGAATTCAGGCTGGCTGGTTCAGAACATGCAATGCATATCACAGCCCCAAGAGAAAGAGGCGACCGTTTACTTAGTTAACTTTCAAAAGAGGAATAGGAAAAAGTAGGGAGAAAAGGTGTGCTGAGAGATGTTAACGATGACAGCTGAAATGGAACTCTGTGTTCAAGAGCAGTCTACCTCTGATTAACAAAGGAAGGCACCTTTATGAGCTTCCCAGAAACATGCACTTGGCCTTTCTTGGATGCAGCTATGATGGAATAGAATTTCCACCTTCTGCAAACCAGCACTGTTACAATGGGAGTTGTGAGGCAAACTATATGGAgatcaccaggttggggaaggctgaataAGATAggtttttggtctgatccatccaCCTGGGCACTTCTTGTGCTATCCCCGCATATCCAACTTCACCTGGGTTCAGGGACCTTCAACCACAAGGGTAAGCAAACTTCAGGCTTCCATGATCTACTATGATTTCTACTGAGACACCTTTGACAAACCCCTTTGTTTTTGTTCCCCAACACACAACAAGGGCCTAACAGCAGCATCTCAGCTCCAATGTCATAAAAACCAACAGGCATTCATTAGGCCTGCATAACTCACGAGATTCATGAAGCTGACTAGATCCCACCAGCAAAACATTTTTGGTGGTTACTTATATATAACTCAATGAGCAAGTGTTGTGTAGTGGTCAGAGGCCTAGGATCTTGGGAGACCATATTATTTTTATGACTGTAAgttgtttttaatatacagtagtttgaatgctgtgtaacccatcctgggaccttagtgtgaagggcaggtaaaaaataataattgatacCTATTAATACTTGTTATATATGCATAATCACTTTGACATAGTGTGGTTCCCAATTATAACCAACAATAGTGTACTGTATTACACAAACCTCCAACGACTCATGCATTGCTATGGAAGGGGTTATTTGCCTTTCCCCTGACGGGTTCTCTTAAACCTGTTTCAGACTATCccgttgttgttgtggttgttgttggtaCAGTTACAGCTGCGGGGTTTCGTTCTCTTTTTATTTCCCTGCACATCCTATTGACTTTCCAGCTATAGTTTCAAAAATCAGCAAACACGCATTCGGAGATGATAATATCCGAATTGGGGAATCGCTTTTGCAAACTACCCGGGAAGGTAGCACAAAAGCACCCTAATCGTGTCAGGCAGCGGCCCAAGGAAGTCCCCGCGGCTTCGGCAGCTACAGGCGAGGAGCTCCGCGTGGCTCCGGGGCAGCTCACCTGTGGGGCTGGGCGCGAACCTCACCCGCACGCCGGACCCCCGGGCTGCACCTCGCAAGGCATCCCCCACCGCTACAGAGCCCAGTCCCATGGCAGCGGCCTCGCAGCTGTAGACTCAACAGGCAGCGGCAGAAGCGCACGTGGTCTAACATAAGACCCAGCCCTCCGCGCCCCATTGGCTACATTCCGTCGGTCATTCCGTTTCCGACAGGAACAAGGGGCGGGGCCAGACTTAAAGAAACCGCGTCCTCGCTGACTGCGCTCGGAAGCGGCCGCAGAAAGGGGACAACGCTGAAGTGGGACCAAATCCTATTaggtttactttttattttttaattattttaaaattttaatagtaTCTCtatttttctattctattctatttctatttttctattctatattaaggggaggaagagagggtggatttatttttatatatacattatttttatggggtttttttggctaATAGAACCTGGATCAAGGTGTTCCAATCAATTTActctttatatatatttatacgtgtgtgtttatattatttatttcataaaatgtgtacactgcttgattgtaaaaaaaacctcttcaagcagtttacaaaaaaagaaacaaagtatatgaaacaataaaattatcaataagacTAGTTAGCAACAATAATCTAAAACTTTAGTGTATGGCAGCACAACAAATGGCAGCCACCAGTCGGCCACTGCCCCTATGGGAGACAAGCTTGCTGCAGAGCTCCAAGGGCCACCCTACTCTAGGGAAGCCAACCTTAGGTGAGGGGCAGAGCAGCTGCctggcatgcaaaaggtctctggGTGGGAAAGAGTCCCTGCCAGAGTTCCTGGAGACTGGCTGTGCTAAGACTCAGTAACTGTATGTTCCTGTAAAAGCAACCAGTGTCTTGTGGCAAAAAATGGACTAGTAACTTTATTCTGATTAACTTCCATTTATTGGCTGGCTGGTCCTGTGTTCTCCTGCTCCACTGAGGCTCTTTTGAGGGGCGTTGAAAACTTGGCTTTTGATAGTGCTGTTTTATTAGCTGTATTgtaatacatttattttttatattgttttaattctgtcaGAGGTTAATTACTTTTAAATGAttcgcatatatatatatatatatatatttgtatttgtgGAAGCCACATTGAGTTCCCTTGTGGAgtaaaagcaggatataaataacaacaacagacaGAATTGGCAGCAAGAAGGCGGTGGTCAAAACTGTgtcaaatatttaataaataattaaagaatatttatttatttttacttttttaaaaagcgtcATTCCCATTTCTATCTTTCTTTAAGGCTTTCCCACCGCCTCTCCAGCTTGGGCGACTTACAAAACCAAACCGCGTGAAACTTCAACGCTATTACCTCCGCCAACTTCGTGCCCTCCACCggacttttggactacaactcccatcagcccctgccgcCACAACAGCcatgttggctggctggctgtggggtgaaggaagtggcgggagctgtagtccaaaacatccggaccGGCGAGCGAAGGTTTCGAGGCGGAAGAGGCGGGCTACGGAGGCCGACGGAGGCCAATCCAGACCGCCCGGCGCTTTTCCCGGCACCCCTCCGGGCGGGTTGTACACAATCATGGCTGCCGCCTCTGCCTCCCCCGGTGCGCGCGCGAGAGAGCGAGCGGGGTCCGCCAGGGGCGGGGGCGCGCGGAGGGAAACAGGGGCCAAGGCCCGGGCAGTACACATTGGGGGTGGGCGACCCCCGGTCTTCCCTCTCCCCGTGCCAGGGCAGCCCCAAATTCCCCCCTCAAGGCAGCGACTAGGCTGGGTTGGGCTGGAGGTCCATCCTTCACCCTCACCTGCCTCCCCTCTCTCGGCCTCCTGGCCGCTCTCGTGCCTTGAGCCACTTTTCCTAAAGCGcgacccacccacccaggaaagCTTCGGAGGGTTTTCCTCGGGGGAGGCGCCCTGGCACGAGGGAGGGGAGTTTCCCAGGCGGGTAGCCGAGGTCTGCCTGGCTTCATCCCTGACACGGGCTGGGCCCGCTAAACTGGGGGCGGGTGCAGAGGCGGGGGTGTAGGGAGAAGCACTGCAAGGCATAGGAGTGGGGAAAGTAGTGTTCTGCTCACCAAGTGGGTACAGGTGGAGGAGACTTACTGGGATAAGTGCTATTGAACAAAGAGAAAATTGTTCCTGTTGGGAGTGTTTTGAGCTGGCTTTGCACCTGCCACTGACATAATTCAGCGCTGACTGAAGTCTTAATCTGAAGTGGTGGGGGTTTTCGTTTTTGTTTTGAGTGGTTATGTTGTCCCAAAACAGTGCATAAGGAGTGTATGTATACAGATCCCACCTCTCACAAGGGGGCTGTTCtcatttgtttcctttctttGCAGATTCGGATGACACCAGCATGGATGCAGAAGCTGAGAATCCGCCTCTAGGCTGCAGGGATGGCAGCGATCCTCTTTCTGCTGAGAAACCTTTGGAGACTGATGATCCTCAAAGTGATCCACCTGACCCTCAGGCTTCTGTCAGCAATGGCAGCGATTCTGAGACTGGGAAAGAGCTGGTTGAGCTAAAAGTTATCTGGAACAAAAATAAGTATGACTTAAAGTTCCCACTTGATAACACAGGGGCTGacctgaagcagaaaatccaCTCACTCACAGGTGAGGCTGTCTGTGTTTTATGGAGAGGTAATTCTACCACGTGACCTTCCCATCATATCTGGAAGAAATTCCTGCGTTAAAAAGTCTTCCCTGTTGATTCCTTCTTTGCTAGGCCTtccacctgcaatgcagaaggTCATGTTCAAAGGACTTCTACCAGAGGATAAAACTTTACGGGAAATCAAAGTGATCAATGGAGCAAAAATAATGGTGGTTGGCTCAACTATCAATGATGTCTTGGCAGTAAACACACCGAAAGATGCTGCTCAGCAGGAAGTGAAATCAGAAGAGACCAAAAAGGAGCCCCTTTGCAGACAAAAGGTTGGTTACACCTGCCAGCCTAGGTGGCTTGTTTGGACTGAAGGTGTACAATGGGGTAAAATGGGAGTACCCCTTTTGACCATAGACCTGTTAAAAGGAAGGACCTTGAGGTCCACGTGCTTCAGTGACAGGTTAACTTGAAGCTCCTTTTCTTGATAATTCCTGCAACAGCCTTCTGGTTAGATCACTATTCCAATAACTGAGAGAGCAAGTTGCCTAAAAACTATCTGCAAGTCCAAGGTTGAAGAGCCATTTGAACTCTATTTAACCGTAGTGGAATGGACAGTGTAGTGACTGTAATTTAGCAAACAATAACATTTTGCAGCCAAATGGTACTGCCCTTTAGGTAGTCCTGTTGAATTTGgccttttttataaaaataataatttttattaaagattttcaactTGAATTGGACTTTGTCACCTTTGGCCAATAGCTAATTCTGCTATCAACTGGCCAGTTTTGAGGTGGGAATCTCTGTGAGACCTTTTCATGCTTTCCTTTGCAAAGTTACTAATGTGATAGCTTTCACCAAAGTTGTGGTGTAAACTCTTGAATTTTAGGGAAGTGTGTGAATTTATAACTACTGATAGACAGAATACATACTATGCATTTCTTGATTGCATTTGGATTGTGTGGCTAACATAAGAGGTAACTAGTTATCTGTGTATCTTCTTGAAATTCTTAAAAATCTCAATGTGCTAGCAAGTCGGTGGATGGGAAAATCTTCTAGGCTTTTGCCATGTTTATTTTGTTATTTCTGCTTTGTTACAGCAACACAGGAAAGTGTTAGATAAAGGAAAACCTGAAGATGTGATGCCTTCTGTCAAGGGTGCCCAGGTGTGTGAGTAGGCTGTATCATTGTCGAGGTCTATAGGAGCCAGTGGCAGTTTCTGGGGCTCTTCCTTCTCTCCTACACTTGTGTCCTGTAGAGGAGGGTGGCTTTTTAAACTTTGTGCTGTAAAGCTGGCAGAAGCTTCCTGTTGTTCACAGAAGACCTCTGTTCTCGACTTCTTAGGAGCGCCTGCCAACTGTTCCTTTATCGGGCATGTACAACAAGTCGGGTGGAAAAGTGCGGCTCACCTTTAAACTCGAACAGGATCAGCTCTGGATTGGCACTAAAGGTAGGTGTTCAGAATTGTATACTTTGGGGGGACCTTGGAGACTTATCTCTGGAGGAGTACTGATGGCGTGTTTAGTGTTTCACAGTTGCAAGATTTCTGAGCCTGTAGAGTCATCCTGTTCCAGTGATGGTTTTGGAGCAATGAGTAGAAACATGCTACAATTCATGTGAAGCTTGAAGAGCGTAAAAAGCATTGGTGATTTAGATACCCTAGAGTGCATTTGGTTGTACATCTTTGGCCCATGAATACTTTGGCCTGCTTGAAGGGTTTGAGCTACCTAGTATATGAGGGTTTTGTGGCACTTCAGTGTTTAATACTCTGCCTGTGCCCCTTGGGTCTGTTGTGCAGGAGTCTTTTTGTGGTAGGGAGTTGAGCTGATTGTGTCCCAAGAACCATCCAGGAGGGAGGCTCTGAATGCTGAAACATCTGATCCATTGAGAGAGCTGGcattctatacacacacacacacacacacacacacacaccagtggcactttatttatataccactgtttCATAAATATCAGGACATTGCAGAGGGGCTGGGCAGAGTGGGGGACCATTAAAAGCAGCACTTGCAGTACAGAGGGTCCTTAGAGAGGTTTTGTTGATCTGACTGGCTGGTTGAACTCTGGGCAGTATTTTAGTGGCTCTGTAAGCTGCACTTCCTGCTGGTTTGCAGCCCCAGGCTTTCTTTAGATGCAAAACTGGATTGAGCAGGCATGATGCGTGGAGTTGAAAGGGCTAAAGAGTCTGCGGGAAATTATGGGTATTTCTGAGTTTCATTTAACAAGGCTAGTTGAGGAGCAGCATACTTTTGCtacactctggtttccattgAAAGTTGGGGCTTACTAGTTTAGATGTTTTTGACCTTCACACAGAGTAACAGGCACGGTGTAGCCCATACTAAGCTGTTGTATGTCCCATTTGGTTTCAATAGCAGCTAAGCTCATTCTCACcagatgaaattaatgggcacAAAGTGCTTGATTTGGGCTCAGTCACAACAGTGGTGATCTCTGTATTATGATTTCTTAATAGTTACTGATATGACTGAATAATATTCTAATGCAGTAATGACCAATTTCATTAAATGGAGTTTGGATTTTCCCAATCCAACTCCTTAGCAGTAGGAGCACTTCAACCATCACCTGTTCTTGCAGCAGCCCACCTGGGGAGGGTCAGGCACCTGGCAGTTCACTTCTCTGCCTGGCAaattggggaaagagagagaccaCCTGAGTGCCTCAGcatcctctagggcaggcatgtcaaacctgcggccctccagatgttttggactacaattcccatcttccccgtccactggtcctgctagctagggatcatgggagttgtaggccaaaacatctggagggccgcaggtttgacatgcctgctctagggcaagcatgtcaaacctgtggccctccagatgttttggcctacaactcccatgatccctagccagggtggataaaaatcaatgatggaaaatatattaccatccaaaggttattccatcatgaaataaagattagttttttaattaccggtatgtagaataaggttgtatatgtttattttttggggtaaataaattccattaatccattcacaatgtcatgctcttccagaggtttttgtaagattattgggcagtttctctgcctacaagatattatcacaggtgcttggtttacttttgcagttctcaaaactgaatttgactcaacagagatcacatgcctcttcttcacagcaaaaatgttataacatgaacagagttgagaaaaagaccttaatcctattgttctacaaacctatgaatacagaaacaaccccttcagtgctaagtttcaagaagttcagtgaatagaatagaaacaatatttttctgattgtttggagtggacagtatttaggtttttcatgtgtaggctgggctgacagtctaagtttcttaaaatatatatatattgtttttgtttagccaaattagttaacaaacatggatgtttgtttaagcaaataacagatgctgtaatgttattgtttcagttgaataaatctatttaaattgttattattaaggtaatgattatttttctccttcctaagtacaacagtaaagttgtccaaatatgaataaaccattaaactggggataaaaaactaatatgaaaagttgttattctaaaaatcttcatctacttgcatattaaagttataccagcaagaattagtctttatgtagaaaactatgatttaaatcaagccttactgactagtgatttaaatcagtttgatttaaatcaaatccaccctgtccctagctagcaggaccagtggttggggaagatgggaattgtagtccaaaacatctggagggccgcaggtttgacatgcctgctctaggggtaTCTTCTCCTTTTGCAAAAAGGCACATCTGTTGGCTAGGAAATGTGACACTCTATTATGCTGGCCTTGGACCAGCTTAAAATAGGGAGGAAATAAGCTGATAAGAGATTGAAATGCATTCTCATTTTGTCGCTGTGTGGTCTTGCAGACAGAccatacttttgttttgtttaattctaTCTGATTTCTTGCCACAGGAATTGTTTAGGGGGTGAACTAGGGAAACAACAAGAACTTTAAGGATTAAGCTTCATATGGGGTTTATAAATTTCTTTTGTCTTGGCAGTAGaaagccttatttatttatttatttatttatttatttatttatttatttatttatttattgaatcctTTCAGTGAGTTGAGTGATGCAAAGAGCATTCGGGGTGGAGGGAAGGTCTTCTTTGGAAGAGGAGAGGTTGTTGGGATCAGGTATTGGGGCTGGTGCAGTTTTGAGGAAGCCTTTCCTTTTTCGTACATTCTGATGGGATGGAGAAGCTCTGGAAGGAAGAGTGGAGGAATGGTGTGAAATGTCATCCTGCCCAAGTTGACATGTTTTATTTCAATGCAGAAAGAACAGAAAAGTTGCCCATGGGGTCTATCAAGAACGTGGTGAGTGAACCTATCGAAGGACATGAGGATTATCACATGATGGTAAGGAACGGTCCTCTGCAAAAAACTACTGCACCTGAACTGTTGCAGATGTTAAGCCCAGGGTTTCAGGAGAAGACTACATTCCTATGAGAAAAGCAGTCAGCATAAGGGCTAAATCGGAGGGaagcctttcttccttctgtactTTTCATGCAGCACTCTCCATAGAGAGGATCACATACCCTGCTTTTTACCCTGCAAGAAGACTCAGCATTCAGTGAACTCCTGTGAACTGTCTGCCTCTCTTCTATTTTCTACGGAGGAAGTACTTCTCCCTTCAGTGGACAGAAACACACAGGGGCACAGGGTCTCTACTTACATAACAATCTCATTAACTCTTTGGTTTATTTGCCACTTGAGAGTTTATGCatctccttctctttcctcctctcacaAAGAGAACTGAAGTTGGTGTTTAGTGAGGACCAAGGGGTGTGtttatggctctccagatgttgctgaactacacctcccatcagctagcatggccagcgGTCAAGAAGGATgatcatgatgggagttgtagtacagttTGGATGCAGCAGCTGACTGGTTTGCACAAGTGCAGGAGTAaataattgaagcagaacacctgagggggaggcggcgcaGTGTGTGAGCACAGAGCTCATTCCTTAAGCACCAAACCGTGATTTGGCTTTTATATTCAAAAGTCTGAGCCCAGTTGGCAAAATGCATAATGTCTCTACGTGTGAGCAAAGAAGTATCTGGCAAAGAGTTCACCTTGCTGGAGGCAAGCCAATATTCTCTGCCTTGACTACTTTGTCTGTAATATGGAGATGGTGGTGGTAGTGATGGCCTGCATTGCTTGGTTGTTGTAAGGGTTTGGGGATAACGTACGTGAAATACTTTGAACACCCTAATATGTATAAACTGCAAGTGTCTGATACCAATTGCTGAAGACCGCAggaggtgctcttgtgctcaaatcgtgcttgtgtgtttcccaaaagaggcatctgctttgccactggaagaacagaatgctgaactaggtgggccattggcctgatccagcaggcttttcttatattcttcaGTGTTTTGAGAGAGAACTGCTTCTCCTCAGGAAACTGCTGGATCTGGCTTGGTCCCATTGTTGAATGAGGTGGCCATCGTTTGAGAGACCTTAATCCTGAGCCTCCTGTTCTTTTCCCACATCTTCCAGGCCTTCCAGCTGGGTCCTACTGAAGCCTCTTACTACTGGGTCTATTGGGTGCCTACTCAATACGTCGATGCCATCAAGGACACAGTGCTGGGGAAGTGGCAGTATTTTTGAAGGCACGCTCACCTCTGGCACTGGAGACTGACATGAACCTAAGGACACTGCTAGGAGAGGCCTGGACATGGGTCGTCCTGGAACTTCTTATCGATACGATCTCAAAGAGGCCTGGGAGGACGCCAGAGGTGGGGATCTCTCGCCATTAGTTTATTTTTAACTTAAAAAGTGCAGCAGCAGCCTTTGTTCGGCAGCCCAGCTTCAaccatatttaaaaacaaaaagcaaatatgATGGAAATCAATAAATCTTAATTCACAAACCACTGTGTGTAATACACTTTAACTGTGCCAGGTGTAGTAGCCCTTCTGGTTTTCTGTTTCTGCAAGGAGAAAAATGCTGACACACCGCTGAGGATTTTCTACATGATTTGGACAAGAGACAGATATTTTCGTAACTCTTCATTAACAAGCATTATGGTTTGTTTGAGGTATGCACTTGTGACTGGGAGCTTGAGAAgtaggtttctctctctcctttttaatactaaaagaaaacttttaaatGGTATGCAAACTTGGGGTTTCAGAAGCCATATCTTCCTCGTCCTTAAGTTTCCTGGTAGCTTTTCTGGTAGCAAAATGGGACAACTCTCTTAACCCAAAGATGCTTGACTCCTTTTTCAGATGCTGGCAATGATTCTTTAGTGGGGGTTTTCATGCCTGTTACTGAGAGGAAGGAAGCTTAATAACGCAGGAGGCTTGCAGCCATGCTGGACTGTTGCTTACTCTGTTCTGTGTTCTGccattctctttctccctttctgctgcCATTATTGGGGGGAATCTAGACTGCCTTAAGAAGCATTTCTTGGCTATCCCTGTTGTTACCAAGAATTACTTTGCAGCTAGCTTATGGGTTTGTTATCTCTTGTTTTACATATAACATTTGCTCTGCATCCAGACCACATGCAGTATCACCCCAGCATCAGTGGGGCCTCTGAATGTGTGTACAGTCACACAGCTGCCTCAAATGTGCTCAGAAGGGAGGTCCCTCCCTGTGTTCaaagaagaggcaaggctggTCTGTGTGAACCTATGTGCTCTCCTGCACATTCTAGAGATGCTGGGTTTGCAGCTGTTATCTACAGCAAGAGAGGACATTCTTCATACCCTTTAATGTGAGGTTGGTGGCATTGTCAAATGTTTTAGCAGCTTTTCCATAAAACGATGGTTAAAATTGAACAAAGTGGTGGTCACTTGCTTTTTGTTCATTATACCAGAACTCTAGTCCACTGTGTGGCCTGTGGTGCCTGAGGAAGACATGAATTTGCTTTAGAttacaggtccccccccccctgtttggtGCTCTTTCTACCATGTTTTCAGCTGAGCGAGTAGCTGGCCATCACCCTGTTCCTTGGCCACATGGGGGACCCACAGGTGTCCTTGCACCCTATCTTCCAAGCAGGTGTTCCTTGAGTCTTTGCCTAGGTGAACTTGAAGTGTGGCTTAACATCATGATTAGCATTGATCCTGGTAGGAACTGAGCCAGAGTGGCTGTCATTCCAGCCTAGCTCATTCAGGATAAGTTCCCTCAGGTTCATGCTTTTTAAGAACAACTCAGACAAATTGCATCCAGAGACCTCCCTTGTTCAGTTGAGTTGGCCATCTTACTTTCTGCTGAGCTATTGTATAAATCTTTTTGtgcctggttgggggggggcacatttcaaGAACCCTTGAAGTAATTTTGACTTCTGTGCCATCCAATTTTGTGGAAGAGACCAGTCTGGTTTTGATGATTGATTTCCCCGCTCCTAAACATCACCAGGTGTGAATAGAGATATATAAAACTTCAAATGATAATGCCATGGTTGGGTCAGGGCATGTTTTCCTAGAGAAAAAACAGGCATTTGGAGAAATTGAAATTTATGCAATTCTTTCTTACCAAACCTAAACCCAAGGCTGTTACTACTAATGATTCATGCATTTCATTCATGAATATAAGAAGTATTGCAGCAGTCAATTGGCTATAATCCTTCAAGTGCTACTTTCAAAAGCTTTTTATTCATCATCCTAGTAGAACAATATTGCATAACggtttttttaatctttccaCAAATGCTGAGTTTttacagtaccccccccccccgggtatatGTGCTAGGGTACCCAATTATTTTACACATCTCTACTAGTAACTCAACTCCTACTGGCAACTAGTAACCTTAAATACTTATAGAGTAAGGTTGGCTGAAATTTTAGCATTGGAGACGTAAGACACTGTCTTACCAGTTGCTTACCAATTGCAGGTTGGCAGAGTGCCGCTGCACTCATGTTCCTGCTTGGAGGCTTTGCACAGGGATTTGGTCAGCTGCTTTGGGAACAGGATTGTACTAGATGGGCAACCTTTGGCCAGACCCAACAGGCTTATCCTCCATTCACCAAATCAGACAGTTGTCTATATAGTTCAGTATTTACACTGACTGTGGCTGTCCAGGGCTTGAGGCAAGAGTCTTTTTCCAGCCTTaattggagatgccattggggattgaactcggaaccttctgcatgcaaggcagacacTGTACCACTTATAGCTCTTCTCCCTTCTTATTTCCTCATCCCAGGCTCCTTTGAAGGAAGGCTGTCTTTTAACTACCTGTCTGTCATGGTATACTTCTCCTTAGTGTTGTAGTTCAATTCAAGGGTCGTTTGCCTCTGGTTTTCTTTGATCACCGTAGTGCCCATTGTGAGCATCCTTTGTTGTGCATGGAGGGTGAGCCAGCCTCAGTCTGAGCTTTGGCTGCACCTGAAAACACCCCTGGCCCAGGTCTGTGCCTCCTGGATTAGAAGACTACTTGATATGAGCATTCCTAAACATTAGAGATCTGGTGTCAATGTCATCTGCCTTCTGCAATCATGTTCCATTTCCATGAAAGTGACCTTACCGGATGCATCCACA
The Zootoca vivipara chromosome 14, rZooViv1.1, whole genome shotgun sequence DNA segment above includes these coding regions:
- the UBFD1 gene encoding ubiquitin domain-containing protein UBFD1 isoform X1, producing the protein MLAGWLWGEGSGGSCSPKHPDRRAKVSRRKRRATEADGGQSRPPGAFPGTPPGGLYTIMAAASASPDSDDTSMDAEAENPPLGCRDGSDPLSAEKPLETDDPQSDPPDPQASVSNGSDSETGKELVELKVIWNKNKYDLKFPLDNTGADLKQKIHSLTGLPPAMQKVMFKGLLPEDKTLREIKVINGAKIMVVGSTINDVLAVNTPKDAAQQEVKSEETKKEPLCRQKQHRKVLDKGKPEDVMPSVKGAQERLPTVPLSGMYNKSGGKVRLTFKLEQDQLWIGTKERTEKLPMGSIKNVVSEPIEGHEDYHMMAFQLGPTEASYYWVYWVPTQYVDAIKDTVLGKWQYF
- the UBFD1 gene encoding ubiquitin domain-containing protein UBFD1 isoform X2, with product MDAEAENPPLGCRDGSDPLSAEKPLETDDPQSDPPDPQASVSNGSDSETGKELVELKVIWNKNKYDLKFPLDNTGADLKQKIHSLTGLPPAMQKVMFKGLLPEDKTLREIKVINGAKIMVVGSTINDVLAVNTPKDAAQQEVKSEETKKEPLCRQKQHRKVLDKGKPEDVMPSVKGAQERLPTVPLSGMYNKSGGKVRLTFKLEQDQLWIGTKERTEKLPMGSIKNVVSEPIEGHEDYHMMAFQLGPTEASYYWVYWVPTQYVDAIKDTVLGKWQYF